In one Drosophila albomicans strain 15112-1751.03 chromosome X, ASM965048v2, whole genome shotgun sequence genomic region, the following are encoded:
- the LOC117577981 gene encoding uncharacterized protein LOC117577981 isoform X9, with amino-acid sequence MFWLDVTSSKSNNCQQCNLDSVQFAHCDNMLHNNANWLPPQQQQPQQQPTPQQLQQQQLQQQQATLHHSLPANQQQLPPPLQQQQQQQQQQQQPQQQQLYASQMFQQPQQPPPQTTQRYWPPEDYQQVDYNDYYIQQQQQQQQPQQQPLQQPLLYASPEQQYYQPVQQVEQQQPQQLPPDVFDNNNSSNVKNDGWDDWGDWNDNANNNNSNISNNISSSNINTTNNNINNNSAVEDAFSVQAAPSSWHAFGQNQQTTNTNNNNSANTEALELPPLLSPATEAEPELLNAIVPPRAFQNQPPAAAVATVTPPTVPIAAATPAPYAVPPAASTALPPAALDNSAAGNPFKRAGGLSKRVNILEAAPPATVAAVPPLPAPAATPVAAPAPIAASASILAPASVAAPASILAPAPIAVAAPASAPFAAPASIAAPTPLAAPVPAPIAAPVSAAPLATPAAFAAPLAATSQAAPLSAAAAFAAPLQAPIPAPIAAPLQAPIPAPIPVSIPAPIAAAIPAPTPLPDHNQELPPYENQEVLLSAPNDERAQYLQTSHLSEQPEDLNEANWEADGLLPPPGLSRLVLGQPELVERQRLVTGTEQPNALQLMRQADGEDTSEGEQQPTTQQQLQQQQQQQLPPARRVVTGVETTLNSSSSNNNSVVPEQREVVLDGENLEDQPVLLPVAVQPTAADAVVEQQTELQHEQPEITLQQQHQQQQQHQQQQQQLSTSMTQQLGRGKPRPGASLDLESEDESDDWMFNDRIEQSLPSRRQPDERSLRNMRSGRRHNNSNNGGGNNYEGETEDSVRAANANVHNDGGNKSLRDSKRRSRDAEQQQRQQQRHEPSERSARSERERERERERERERERERERERNLWRREEKHERRPRYSNNSNSNYDGDSDAADVQAQSAAAAASDGGGGGGGGDRGGRNSKASRPRRSAAPDDDYDDYAEQQPRGGSHYQSLSRREKSSQHEKLRSRRSHEGGSDAGRGREGGRRHHHGHGAWDARDYEEYRGKSSRNSDLEKERINGGGGGGSSSGKRGQRGNYNDQYGNAASAYDPYMMYDQLSRNPQVYVDMYAKIYGQMINSMAALSNAAVTKTSPHQLVAAPGAAPASSLPLGVDAVLAQGNAGNEAALLRERERYTHAYITQANEFHRRRQEQLKLYQQQQQQHQGNNNYTDLLNATLGEDSASLYDGSDTHSNRRLLLGIASARSLSNLNSEADAAGGSGAPAGYTRYYAGSECGVDIRAAVGATGGETTTTIQTTAVARPPRRRTPLLYNRPHLVASYSMSLLLRVRPKYAGRGRLRNDVEVSAPRIKDATSSLLRAYPGPLQGRKLHKDKIISFCKEQIRLGPARACTVLYATQKKPLGSVEKYRASHALMWHLLILLLRQNGVIADTDVGDLLLENQREYPYAPDAETETDSNETRADANELLNDSDGEPTAANLPAATPAAVDAEPDAEDAAGNSISEQAATEQFRSYVLRGNVEEALQWATDHNLWTHAFFLALYEDRYALTDVAQKFLNRAIKANDPLQTLYQMKSCHTPACVTQLRDEHWGDWRSHLSILVTNKSRQPEYDRSSVIALGDTLFQRGDIYAAHFCYLVAQEEFGRYDSAATELTTLTGNVPRLILLGASHYKPFNEFASNEAIIMTEIYEYARSLYDQKFSIANFQHYKFLLATRILDYGQHFRCTNYLEQIAKHIELKPESYDSDFIQRVCGLAERLRYHDPILINRVSFASPPNATGQATPQTTAPEEKEWLRQLRSLADQQQPQQVQHHETLHEQQQQQQNDIDQQFVDLNKQMRELNMQYEEQQQQLQPSYEQQQPPQQQQQLPPQPDYYETQSQEPTALHNDAYAPPPTMYYNADAAAAPPPQQQPQPIQPATQQQQPQQPLYDPTQQPAAVYGHVEPASEAYGEQQASSAYGGAGYDYWPSNVQQQQQQPYGGDEQQMRPTISMPKSKSYDDDDGAGASNQGATGPGGATKGASAAGNATNKQQQQQEQSGAAGLPGGQGNQNAGWFGGLWNKFSLKPKNQMILPDDKNPTIVWDKERKCWTNTAEGNTEEAESFKPPPKMSDMGMGMGMGMPNTLGTIPTPLATPQLLPQQSQPQQQQPQEMPNANLYDNSQVDYDYNNYTEQVYATSTPAPTSAPVSAPAPVPTVPMSAPTPAAAAAAAAAGGPQPKLQSNMFKIQRNRTLKNSYVDVFNPSGAPMTAAPQTVLAPLMAPVAVPQGGFFVPGAVPQQPQ; translated from the exons ATGTTTTGGCTGGATGTAACATCATCAAAATCCAACAATTGCCAACAATGTAATTTAGACAGTGTGCAG TTTGCCCACTGTGACAACATGTTGCACAATAATGCCAACTGGCTGccaccgcagcagcaacagccgcagcagcagccaacaccgcagcaactacaacaacaacaattacagcagcagcaggcaacttTACATCACTCTTTACCCGCTAATCAACAGCAATTGCCGCCGccgttgcaacaacaacaacaacaacaacaacagcagcagcagccacagcagcagcaactttatGCGAGTCAAATGTTTCAGCAACCTCAGCAACCACCGCCACAGACAACTCAGCGATATTGGCCGCCAGAGGATTATCAGCAGGTCGACTACAATGACTATTacatacagcaacaacagcagcagcagcaaccacaacagcagccactgcAACAACCTTTGCTGTATGCATCGCCTGAGCAGCAATATTATCAACCTGTGCAGCaagtggagcagcagcagccacagcaattgCCGCCGGATGTGtttgataacaacaacagcagcaacgtgAAGAACGATGGCTGGGATGATTGGGGCGATTGGAAtgacaacgccaacaacaacaacagcaacattagcaacaatatcagcagcagcaacattaacactaccaacaacaacatcaacaacaacagcgctgTGGAGGATGCATTTAGTGTGCAGGCTGCGCCAAGCAGTTGGCATGCTTTTGGTCAAAATCAGCAAACgacaaacaccaacaacaacaacagtgccAACACTGAAGCACTAGAGTTGCCGCCGTTGCTGTCGCCAGCCACAGAAGCAGAGCCGGAGCTGTTAAATGCCATTGTGCCGCCGCGCGCCTTTCAAAATCAaccgccagcagcagcagtggcaactgTGACGCCACCAACAGTGCCAATTGCTGCAGCAACACCTGCTCCATATGCTGTACCACCAGCTGCATCGACTGCTTTACCTCCAGCTGCATTGGACAACTCAGCAGCTGGCAATCCCTTCAAGCGTGCTGGCGGATTGAGCAAACGTGTGAACATACTCGAAGCCGCACCaccagcaacagttgcagctgttCCTCCACTGCCAGctccagcagcaacaccagtGGCAGCGCCTGCTCCAATCGCAGCATCAGCTTCAATTCTGGCACCAGCTTCAGTTGCAGCTCCAGCCTCAATTCTAGCGCCAGCTCCAATCGCAGTTgcagctccagcttcagctccatTTGCAGCTCCAGCTTCAATTGCAGCTCCAACGCCACTTGCAGCTCCGGTTCCAGCTCCAATCGCAGCTCCAGTCTCAGCTGCTCCACTTGCAACACCTGCTGCCTTTGCTGCACCACTTGCAGCCACAAGTCAAGCAGCTCCACtttcagcagctgctgcgttTGCAGCCCCACTTCAAGCACCAATTCCTGCTCCAATTGCAGCTCCACTTCAAGCACCAATTCCTGCTCCAATTCCTGTTTCAATTCCTGCTCcaattgcagctgcaattcCTGCTCCAACTCCTCTGCCGGATCACAATCAGGAGCTGCCGCCGTATGAGAACCAGGAAGTGCTTTTATCGGCACCCAACGATGAGCGTGCTCAGTACTTGCAAACAAGTCATTTGTCCGAGCAGCCCGAGGATCTCAACGAGGCCAACTGGGAGGCAGATGGTTTGTTGCCACCGCCGGGATTATCGCGTTTGGTGCTTGGCCAGCCGGAGCTGGTGGAGCGACAACGGTTGGTCACTGGCACCGAGCAGCCAAATGCATTGCAACTGATGCGTCAAGCGGATGGCGAAGATACCTCCGAGGGCGAGCAGCAGCCAACGacgcagcaacagttgcaacagcagcagcagcaacagttgccgccAGCTCGACGTGTTGTTACCGGCGTGGAGACAACactaaacagcagcagcagcaacaacaacagtgttGTTCCAGAACAGCGTGAAGTGGTGCTCGATGGCGAGAATCTGGAGGATCAGCCAGTGTTGCTGCCAGTTGCAGtgcagccaacagcagccgATGCTGTTGTGGAACAGCAAACGGAGCTGCAACATGAGCAGCCAGAAATAacgttgcagcaacaacatcagcagcagcagcaacatcagcagcagcaacaacagttgtcCACGTCGATGACGCAACAATTGGGGCGTGGCAAACCACGTCCAGGCGCCTCGCTTGATCTGGAGTCGGAGGATGAGTCCGATGATTGGATGTTCAACGATCGCATTGAGCAATCGCTGCCGTCGCGTCGTCAACCAGATGAACGCAGCTTGCGCAACATGCGCAGCGGACGAcgtcacaacaacagcaacaatggaGGTGGCAACAACTATGAGGGGGAAACGGAGGATTCGGTGCGTGCGGCCAATGCAAATGTTCACAACGATGGCGGTAATAAATCGCTGCGTGATTCAAAGCGTCGCAGTCGCGAtgctgagcaacaacaacgtcaacagcAACGTCACGAGCCCAGCGAACGAAGCGCACGCAGCGAGAGGGAAAGGGAGcgtgaaagagagagggaacgTGAAAGGGAGCGTGAAAGGGAGAGGGAACGCAATCTGTGGCGTCGCGAGGAGAAACACGAGCGACGTCCacgctacagcaacaacagcaacagcaactatgACGGCGACTCGGATGCAGCCGATGTTCAAGCTCAGTCCGCAGCAGCTGCGGCCAGTGATGGaggaggcggtggcggtggcggtgatCGTGGCGGACGCAACAGCAAAGCGAGTCGCCCCAGACGCAGTGCAGCCCCCGATGATGACTACGATGATTATGCAGAGCAACAACCACGAGGTGGAAGCCATTATCAATCATTATCGCGTCGCGAAAAGTCGTCGCAGCATGAAAAGCTGCGCAGTCGACGCAGCCACGAAGGCGGCAGCGATGCGGGGCGTGGTCGCGAAGGCGGACGACGTCATCATCACGGACACGGAGCGTGGGATGCTCGAGATTACGAAGAATATCGTGGCAAGAGTTCACGCAACAGCGACTTGGAGAAAGAGCGCATCAatggcggaggaggaggaggaagcaGCAGTGGAAAGCGGGGGCAGCGGGGCAACTACAACGATCAGTATGGGAATGCGGCGTCTGCTTATGATCCCTACATGATGTACGATCAATTGTCACGCAATCCTCAAGTCTATGTCGATATGTATGCCAAGATCTACGGTCAGATGATCAACTCCATGGCTGCTCTCTCGAATGCAGCTGTCACAAAAACCTCGCCACATCAGTTGGTCGCAGCTCCAGGCGCAGCTCCTGCCTCCTCGCTGCCTCTTGGCGTTGATGCTGTGCTGGCTCAAGGCAACGCTGGCAATGAGGCCGCCTTGCTCAGGGAGCGTGAACG gtacacacacgcatacataacACAAGCCAATGAGTTCCATCGTCGTCGCCAAGAGCAGCTCAAGCTctatcagcaacaacaacagcaacatcaaggGAACAATAACTACACGGATCTCTTGAACGCAACTTTGGGCGAAGACTCGGCCAGTCTTTATGATGGCAGCGATACGCACAGCAATCGTCGCTTGTTGTTGGGCATCGCAAGTGCTCGCTCCCTCAGCAATTTGAACAGCGAGGCAGATGCTGCTGGAGGTTCAGGAGCTCCTGCTGGATACACACGATACTATGCTGGCTCGGAATGCGGCGTTGATATCAG AGCTGCTGTTGGCGCCACCGGCGGagagacgacaacaacgataCAAACGACGGCTGTGGCACGTCCGCCACGACGACGCACGCCTTTGCTGTACAATCGACCGCATCTGGTGGCCTCCTATTCGATGAGTCTGCTGCTCCGAGTGCGTCCCAAGTACGCGGGACGTGGTCGCTTGCGAAACGACGTCGAGGTGTCGGCGCCGAGGATTAAGGATGCCACGAGCAGTTTGTTGCGTGCGTATCCGGGTCCGTTGCAGGGTCGCAAGCTGCACAAGGACAAGATCATTAGCTTCTGCAAGGAGCAGATACGTTTGGGACCGGCGCGTGCTTGCACCGTGTTGTATGCCACACAGAAGAAACCGCTCGGCAGCGTGGAAAAGTATCGTGCCTCGCATGCGCTCATGTGGCATTTGCTTATACTTTTGCTGCGACAGAATGGC GTAATTGCGGACACCGATGTGGGTGACTTGTTGTTGGAGAATCAACGGGAATATCCTTATGCTCCCGACGCGGAAACCGAAACGGATTCAAACGAAACACGCGCCGATGCCAATGAGCTGCTCAACGATTCCGATGGCGAGCCAACGGCTGCGAATTTGCCTGCAGCAACTccggctgctgttgatgccgAACCGGATGCCGAAGATGCTGCTGGGAATAGCATCTCAGAGCAGGCGGCAACGGAACAATTTCGCAGCTATGTTCTCCGCGGCAATGTGGAGGAAGCATTGCAGTGGGCCACCGATCACAATCTGTGGACGCATGCCTTCTTCTTGGCGTTGTACGAGGATCGCTATGCGTTGACCGATGTGGCGCAAAAGTTCCTCAATCGCGCCATCAAGGCAAATGATCCGCTGCAAACGCTTTATCAAATGAAGAGCTGTCACACTCCTGCCTGTGTCACTCAGTTGCGTGACGAGCATTGGGGCGATTGGCGTTCGCATCTCTCCATCCTGGTGACGAACAAGTCCAGACAGCCGGAATACGATCGCAGTTCCGTGATTGCCCTCGGTGATACGCTCTTCCAGCGTGGCGACATCTATGCCGCACACTTTTGCTATCTCGTCGCCCAGGAGGAGTTCGGACGCTACGACAGCGCTGCCACCGAGCTGACCACGCTCACCGGCAATGTGCCAAG GCTCATTTTGCTTGGCGCCTCGCACTACAAGCCCTTCAATGAGTTTGCCAGCAACGAGGCGATCATCATGACGGAGATCTACGAGTATGCGCGTTCGCTGTACGATCAGAAGTTCAGCATTGCCAACTTCCAGCACTACAAGTTCCTGCTGGCCACACGCATTCTCGATTATGGTCAGCACTTCCGATGCACCAACTACTTGGAGCAGATAGCCAAGCACATTGAGCTGAAGCCGGAGAGCTACGATAGCGATTTCATACAGAGA GTTTGTGGCTTGGCGGAACGTTTGCGTTATCATGATCCGATATTGATCAATCGCGTTTCTTTTGCCAGTCCGCCAAATGCAACAGGACAAGCGACGCCGCAAACAACGGCGCCCGAGGAGAAGGAATGGCTGCGTCAACTGCGCTCGTTGGCCGATCAG cagcagccacaacaagtGCAACATCACGAGACGCTgcatgagcagcagcaacagcagcaaaatgaTATTGATCAGCAGTTTGTGGATTTGAATAAGCAAATGCGTGAGCTGAACATGCAATAcgaggagcaacagcaacagttgcagccatcgtatgagcagcagcaaccaccacaacagcaacaacaattgccgcCGCAACCAGATTATTATGAGACGCAAAGTCAAGAGCCAACAGCGCTGCACAACGATGCTTATGCGCCGCCACCAACCATGTACTACAATGccgatgcagcagcagcaccaccaccacaacagcaaccacaaccaATACAGCcagcaacacaacagcaacaaccacagcaaccacTGTACGATCCCACACAGCAACCAGCGGCTGTTTATGGTCACGTTGAGCCAGCGAGCGAAGCTTATGGCGAGCAGCAAGCAAGCTCAGCTTATGGCGGAGCTGGCTACGATTATTGGCCCAGcaatgtgcagcagcagcaacagcagccataTGGCGGCGACGAG caacaaatgcgaCCCACAATTTCGATGCCAAAATCAAAGAGttacgatgacgacgatggtGCTGGTGCATCGAACCAAGGTGCAACTGGCCCTGGTGGCGCCACCAAAGGTGCCTCAGCTGCTGGCAATGCAaccaacaagcagcagcaacaacaagaacagtcCGGCGCCGCAGGTTTGCCTGG GGGTCAGGGCAATCAGAATGCCGGGTGGTTTGGTGGCTTGTGGAACAAGTTCTCGCTGAAGCCGAAGAACCAAATGATCTTGCCGGACGACAAGAACCCGACGATTGTTTGGGACAAGGAACGCAAGTGCTGGACGAACACCGCCGAGGGCAATACCGAGGAGGCTGAATCGTTTAAGCCGCCACCAAAGATGAGCGACATGGgcatgggaatgggaatgggaatgccGAATACATTGGGCACGATCCCGACGCCATTGGCGACGCCTCAACTGCTGCCACAGCAatcacaaccacaacagcagcagccacaagaGATGCCCAATGCCAATCTCTATGACAACAGCCAGGTCGACTACGATTACAACAACTATACGGAGCAAGTGTATGCCACATCAACGCCAGCACCAACTTCAGCTCCAGtttcagctccagctccagttccaACTGTGCCCATGTCAGCTCCAACGccagcagccgctgctgctgctgctgcagctggcggACCGCAGCCAAAACTGCAATCAAACATGTTCAAAATCCAACGCAATCGCA CGTTGAAGAACTCGTATGTGGACGTGTTCAATCCATCGGGTGCTCCGATGACAGCGGCGCCGCAGACGGTGTTGGCGCCTTTGATGGCCCCGGTTGCTGTGCCCCAAGGCGGTTTCTTTGTGCCCGGCGCTGTGCCCCAGCAGCCGCAATAA